In Deinococcus maricopensis DSM 21211, the sequence TCCGGCATCCGCGCGGGGAGTCGCTGGTGCCGCTGCAGGCGCCGTACGTGGAGGTCGTGCGCGGGGAGCGGATCGTGCTGGACGCCCCGCCGGGCCTGCTGGGGGATGAGCCCGGGGACGACGCGTGACGCGCAGCGGGCCGCTGCGGTTCTCGCTGCTGACGCTGTTTCCGGAGCTGCTGCGCCCGTGGGCGCAGGAGGCGCTGATCGGGAAGGCCGCGGCGCGCGGCCTGATTGCGGCGGACGTGGTGGACCTGCGGGCTTTCGCGGAGAACAAGCACCGCAAGGTGGATGACACGCCGTACGGCGGCGGGGCGGGCATGGTGATCCGCGTGGACGTGGCCGAGCGGGCGCTGGCGTCGCTGGACGCGCCAGACGAGGTGATTCTGCTGACGCCGGCGGGGCAGCCGTTCTCGCAGGCGATGGCGGAGGAGCTGAGCACGCGCGCGCACCTGGCGGTGCTGTGTGGGCGCTATGAGGGGTTCGACGCGCGCGTGGAGTCGCTGGTGACGCGCGAGGTGAGCATCGGCGATTTCGTGATGATGGGCGGTGAGGCGGCGGCGGCGTGTCTGCTGGAGGCCGTGGCGCGGCTGGTGCCGGGCGTGATCGGCGATGAGGAGAGCCACCGGCAGGACAGTTTCAGCAGCGGGCTGCTGGATTACCCGGAGTTCACGCGGCCGATGACGTGGCGGGAGCAGTCGGTGCCGGAGGTTCTTATGCGTGGGGATCACGCGCGCATTGCGGCGTGGCGG encodes:
- the trmD gene encoding tRNA (guanosine(37)-N1)-methyltransferase TrmD, with translation MTRSGPLRFSLLTLFPELLRPWAQEALIGKAAARGLIAADVVDLRAFAENKHRKVDDTPYGGGAGMVIRVDVAERALASLDAPDEVILLTPAGQPFSQAMAEELSTRAHLAVLCGRYEGFDARVESLVTREVSIGDFVMMGGEAAAACLLEAVARLVPGVIGDEESHRQDSFSSGLLDYPEFTRPMTWREQSVPEVLMRGDHARIAAWRRAEALARTLARRPDLLPGTGLTPQDSAALLALGVTSAQLEAWGAPPPPAPKRPKKRRADS